The DNA segment GGACTCTACCAATGAAATTCGAACCTTAAAGCTTCCTTAAGGTAGATGTTTATCGGTCATATTGTTTTCTTGTCGCTACTCGAAATTAGTATTAAACATATTTAACTCCTCGAAACCGGAAGCCCCACCCTGGTCTTGTAGCATTTGTAACATATCTGACAGTTCCTGGGGTTGTGTGCCAGGTCCACCTTGAGAAGGATGAGGCTGTTGTGCTTGTCCGGCCACCTGAGGATTTGATTGTCCGCCATCTTGTTGAGGTGCTTGATGTTGCTGGCTCTGCCATCCCCACATACctacaaaaattaaattatttatcctTTTAATCCATTTTAGCGTTGTTTTATctacgattaaataaaattattatcatcatAACATTCATCTACATCataatgattatttatatttttatgaatagaaTCTAATAGGGATTTGTTCgatttatttaatgttatatgaAAGCTTTATGtaggatattttgtatatttttgcatattatattcaTCCTGTGTACTtttaaaaatttccataaatgcacGAACATCTGCAGACtacttatattaaattaaaggtTAGGCTTACCGGGGTTGTTAGGTACAGTTGTGACTGCATGATATTGTGTAGCTGGTGTCCTAGCACCGCTACTTAACTGAGTATATGTTGGTCCATTCGGTGACCTTGAAGGGCTTAACTGATTGTATTGGTATCCTTCTGTTACAGGTTGCTAAAACAATGAGTAGTATTATAATCtaacttttgtaaaatattctttagATTAAAGTTAAGTACAGATTCATTGTTATATATTTACCTGTCTTCCAATAGCCCAGGCTTGTTGCACAGGAGTTGGTGATGTGTTAGCTGGTTTCTGAATTCTACTTAAAACAGAAGAAGATGCGCTTTGTTGACCAGGTGAACCATAAGCTATGGGCGACTGTGTCGTTTCATATCCCTGATAAACATTTTGTGTACTGGACGGCCTAGGTTGTTGAGGACCTGATGAATTTATGATTATATTGATACAATATACTTTTCaactttaaatataaagaatctagtaaaaaatctaatccaaactAGAACTTAGTATActgaatatattaatatcatgATCTTTTTTATCATGATTTAAGAGAGCTAAACTAATTTACCAGCTGTAGCAACAGCTGCTGGATGCTGCATCATATGATGCCCAGAATAGAGAGGATCCCTTGTAGGATGTCTCTGCAGGGAATAATCTAGGCCAGGTTGTCCATAAGCAGGTACAGCTTCATTTTCTGTCTGACCATCACTACCAGGATGGAACGACCTTCAACATTAGAACACAGATGTTTTAATTGACTATGTTTGCTCTTGTATCGAcacatttacaattttttatgtcATATGTATACAAAAATTGGGATGTCGTGAACGTGttaagtttaaaaaaaaaaaaaaaaacaattgcACAATACGAAATAAGTGAAATAAACAGTTCAGTGTCTAGCATGACGTCTCGTACTTGGCATGTGTATTCGTGCAGACAATGTATTCAACGTCGTCATTGTACGGgtttaaaaatgcaaatgcaGACGTCCTTAACCACACCCAGTCACGATTTTTGGCTCGAAATCTGTACATTACAGACACCACTTGTCCTTTCAACTTCAATACTGCAACAATAGATGCTCATTAACAATAAGGAACACGAGTACAATCGATATTTCTCAGTCTTAAGAAGCCTCACCTTGCTCAAAACTTTCTCGCATATGCGTCAAATCTTCTGGATGAAAGAATTCGTAGCACGGATGACCTAAGAGCTCGGACGGCGTATACCCTAGAATTCCACCGACTCTTTGGTCCACGAAGGTAAATTTACCTTCTGCTGAATGGCGTGAAATAAattctgaaataaaaaagaaaaagaaaaaattaattgtctaATTCATATTTTACAAAGTGGATATTGTGAAATACAAAGTGAAATATTTAGACTGCAAAACGAGTCAAAGTCAGTCACTCCTAAACCAAAATTACTTGGATAAAGATGCTTGATACTTACCGTTATTGCTGTTCGAACCCGCTAAATCGCTACTATTCGGTGTGCTGGTGACCTGTAATCGCCCAATGGCAACCAGGCAGCAGTGAGTGCTGACGTTCTCATCTGCGACCACCCCATCATGTCCGACTTGAACAGCCTCTCTGTCAGCTAGTCCCATACCTGGTACACATGGGGGAACAAAATCACCTACAGCGTAAAACGTTGAGTCAGTCCATGGTTCCTCATAACCGACAACTGATTATGATTTACATGCTGCTAGATACAACAATGCTAAGTACGTTTAAGATGGATAgaatttcgaatattatttaattacactTCAATATAAACATGCATGTTTAGAATTTCTTACAACTTCTATCCAACTTGTGttacttttattcttttcttcattggaattatttctttgttttttatcaGCTCATTTAAAATAAGTAACAGTAGATTCTATGAATCACACATGCATGACGCGGTTCTAAAAAAgatcatatgtatatgtatgtatgtatatcacaAGATAACATCATAACTCACATATGAGTAATGCGGTAAAGAACGTGTTAATTACAGAGTTCCAAAAATATCCCCTCGCGAGCACTCAATGGTAACAAACAAATTCCCAACGAATCTCTATGTAAGAAATCTAAATGGAAGGACACCTTGAACTCTACATATTAGATCACTCCATGGGTAATGTcgtttttatgtatataattttaaaataaaaatttaattaaatgataACAATTTCcctaatttttttaattgctgACTGAATTACATTTCTGGAGAACAATTCCATGACATAAAATAACTGGAATAAATTAATCCCTGAAAACCAACTCTCAAAAAGACTTTGTCCTTTTTACATCTACAAAATAAATCAAAGTTTCATAGAAATCCATCCAACTAGAAAATACGTCCCATACCTACGTACATATTCGCTCAAAACTTTTTCTTCAGAAATTTCTCCAATCGTAAGTTTTACCAGTTGCTATTTCAATTCACTTTGCAAGCTTAAAACACAAAATAAGAGATGAAATTACTCATGGAGCGACCTAATAAAATGATCGAAAATGGAGCGATATAGAAGGCGGAAACGCGTGAAAAATGGCTCGCAGAGGAGCCCGTTATTATGCATTGAGGTTCTTGATAAAGCATACGAATTCCGTATCGGGCCCCGTCTCGACATAGTTTATCGGTATTCCAGCCGTTCTGTCGGCTGTTAGGTCAAGACGATTCCATTCATTCTTTATAAACCGATCATACTATCCGTGACCGCCACCGAGTGCCGGCCCCCTTAATTTATAGTACAAACGTCGCTATCCTCGTGTATTCTACGAAGCCGTCGGGTTCGTTCATATTCTTGCTGCACGCCGACGTCTCCCTCGCTTTAAAATAGAAAGTTGGCGCTACGTCTCGCGCGCGGCCATCAACAGAGCGGCCCCGTTATACGTCGACAACGATGTacatcatcaccatcatcatgACAATCAATTGGCGAAACAACATCGACAAGTTGGAACCTATGTTGAACACTCACCGTTTGGAGGCCAGCTTTTGATGTACCCTGTACAATGAACTACGGCGTAATTTTGACCATCGCGAGCTGGAGGACCGAGAGAGTTCCTCTGCTTCACGTGGTGGAGGCCATGGGCGGCAGCCATGTCGCCAGTCGTCTGCATGTTTCCAACCTTCATGCGACAGATAAACCCTCTCCTCGAGCCCATGCACAGTCTCATCGATGCTATGCATATTAATTAagagtttattattataatattcatattatatttcattgtatttcattattaattaatatattgtttGTACCGATTATGGGATCTGCAGGATTTTAGTGTATTTATGCATGGTTTTCTTTTAGAACATACAATAGAACTCCGTTTATTTCAATGAGATTTTACCTATTGTTTGATTAAATGAATTATCGTCGATTAATTGAATTCGCTTGTCCGAACTATTATTATGTGAATTGTTTTTCAGGTTCGTATAAACGGAATTTTAATGTAGCGATTTAAATGAGGTTGTAGATATTAACTATGGCTTTTTGAGAAATTTGTTGTAATTTCAGGatacagtaattttatataaacgtgGAGTTTTTGGGGGCTCGATATATAGTTTAGAATAAACTATGCCAAGAAAAATTATACACCAAGCTATGTAGGACACCTCCAATGGATATTTAGTTTTGAAGAAGTTAGTAAGAGAAGATATACTTACATTGTCCCTCTTTTTTCACCGTTCCCGTTTTCAAGTCAAGTACCCTGCCACCGTTTTCCGGTTCGGCACCGCTCAGTTGTTCCTTCACTTTTTCTGTATCGTCCGGATGGACCTGCGAATAGAGGCTGGTGCCGTACCAATCGTTTTGAGTGTAATTCAAAACAGGCGCCACAGAATCGGATACGTAGATGATCATGCCGCTGGTGCAGTTCACGACGAA comes from the Bombus terrestris chromosome 8, iyBomTerr1.2, whole genome shotgun sequence genome and includes:
- the LOC100647973 gene encoding aryl hydrocarbon receptor nuclear translocator homolog isoform X5, translated to MFTVSTIAHSIPVVLGSDPNKMTQKRCAGMSHVGSDEDDPSGCKYRRLENENVQDKERFASRENHCEIERRRRNKMTAYITELSDMVPTCSALARKPDKLTILRMAVAHMRNLRGTGNTSSDGAYKPSFLTDQELKHLILEAADGFLFVVNCTSGMIIYVSDSVAPVLNYTQNDWYGTSLYSQVHPDDTEKVKEQLSGAEPENGGRVLDLKTGTVKKEGQSSMRLCMGSRRGFICRMKVGNMQTTGDMAAAHGLHHVKQRNSLGPPARDGQNYAVVHCTGYIKSWPPNGDFVPPCVPGMGLADREAVQVGHDGVVADENVSTHCCLVAIGRLQVTSTPNSSDLAGSNSNNEFISRHSAEGKFTFVDQRVGGILGYTPSELLGHPCYEFFHPEDLTHMRESFEQVLKLKGQVVSVMYRFRAKNRDWVWLRTSAFAFLNPYNDDVEYIVCTNTHAKSFHPGSDGQTENEAVPAYGQPGLDYSLQRHPTRDPLYSGHHMMQHPAAVATAGPQQPRPSSTQNVYQGYETTQSPIAYGSPGQQSASSSVLSRIQKPANTSPTPVQQAWAIGRQQPVTEGYQYNQLSPSRSPNGPTYTQLSSGARTPATQYHAVTTVPNNPGMWGWQSQQHQAPQQDGGQSNPQVAGQAQQPHPSQGGPGTQPQELSDMLQMLQDQGGASGFEELNMFNTNFE
- the LOC100647973 gene encoding aryl hydrocarbon receptor nuclear translocator homolog isoform X7, with translation MFTVSTIAHSIPGSDPNKMTQKRCAGMSHVGSDEDDPSGCKYRRLENENVQDKERFASRENHCEIERRRRNKMTAYITELSDMVPTCSALARKPDKLTILRMAVAHMRNLRGTGNTSSDGAYKPSFLTDQELKHLILEAADGFLFVVNCTSGMIIYVSDSVAPVLNYTQNDWYGTSLYSQVHPDDTEKVKEQLSGAEPENGGRVLDLKTGTVKKEGQSSMRLCMGSRRGFICRMKVGNMQTTGDMAAAHGLHHVKQRNSLGPPARDGQNYAVVHCTGYIKSWPPNGDFVPPCVPGMGLADREAVQVGHDGVVADENVSTHCCLVAIGRLQVTSTPNSSDLAGSNSNNEFISRHSAEGKFTFVDQRVGGILGYTPSELLGHPCYEFFHPEDLTHMRESFEQVLKLKGQVVSVMYRFRAKNRDWVWLRTSAFAFLNPYNDDVEYIVCTNTHAKSFHPGSDGQTENEAVPAYGQPGLDYSLQRHPTRDPLYSGHHMMQHPAAVATAGPQQPRPSSTQNVYQGYETTQSPIAYGSPGQQSASSSVLSRIQKPANTSPTPVQQAWAIGRQQPVTEGYQYNQLSPSRSPNGPTYTQLSSGARTPATQYHAVTTVPNNPGMWGWQSQQHQAPQQDGGQSNPQVAGQAQQPHPSQGGPGTQPQELSDMLQMLQDQGGASGFEELNMFNTNFE
- the LOC100647973 gene encoding aryl hydrocarbon receptor nuclear translocator homolog isoform X1 codes for the protein MYGGGTGGGGYGVGLGPGAGPSHYIPSATSVGYQLPPPPPPPACPSAGGQLLSYGPNLSPHHMQQTHGDAQQSKRRRSDEDDPSGCKYRRLENENVQDKERFASRENHCEIERRRRNKMTAYITELSDMVPTCSALARKPDKLTILRMAVAHMRNLRGTGNTSSDGAYKPSFLTDQELKHLILEAADGFLFVVNCTSGMIIYVSDSVAPVLNYTQNDWYGTSLYSQVHPDDTEKVKEQLSGAEPENGGRVLDLKTGTVKKEGQSSMRLCMGSRRGFICRMKVGNMQTTGDMAAAHGLHHVKQRNSLGPPARDGQNYAVVHCTGYIKSWPPNGDFVPPCVPGMGLADREAVQVGHDGVVADENVSTHCCLVAIGRLQVTSTPNSSDLAGSNSNNEFISRHSAEGKFTFVDQRVGGILGYTPSELLGHPCYEFFHPEDLTHMRESFEQVLKLKGQVVSVMYRFRAKNRDWVWLRTSAFAFLNPYNDDVEYIVCTNTHAKSFHPGSDGQTENEAVPAYGQPGLDYSLQRHPTRDPLYSGHHMMQHPAAVATAGPQQPRPSSTQNVYQGYETTQSPIAYGSPGQQSASSSVLSRIQKPANTSPTPVQQAWAIGRQQPVTEGYQYNQLSPSRSPNGPTYTQLSSGARTPATQYHAVTTVPNNPGMWGWQSQQHQAPQQDGGQSNPQVAGQAQQPHPSQGGPGTQPQELSDMLQMLQDQGGASGFEELNMFNTNFE
- the LOC100647973 gene encoding aryl hydrocarbon receptor nuclear translocator homolog isoform X2, whose product is MYGGGTGGGGYGVGLGPGAGPSHYIPSATSVGYQLPPPPPPPACPSAGGQLLSYGPNLSPHHMQQTHGDAQQSKRRRSDEDDPSGCKYRRLENENVQDKERFARENHCEIERRRRNKMTAYITELSDMVPTCSALARKPDKLTILRMAVAHMRNLRGTGNTSSDGAYKPSFLTDQELKHLILEAADGFLFVVNCTSGMIIYVSDSVAPVLNYTQNDWYGTSLYSQVHPDDTEKVKEQLSGAEPENGGRVLDLKTGTVKKEGQSSMRLCMGSRRGFICRMKVGNMQTTGDMAAAHGLHHVKQRNSLGPPARDGQNYAVVHCTGYIKSWPPNGDFVPPCVPGMGLADREAVQVGHDGVVADENVSTHCCLVAIGRLQVTSTPNSSDLAGSNSNNEFISRHSAEGKFTFVDQRVGGILGYTPSELLGHPCYEFFHPEDLTHMRESFEQVLKLKGQVVSVMYRFRAKNRDWVWLRTSAFAFLNPYNDDVEYIVCTNTHAKSFHPGSDGQTENEAVPAYGQPGLDYSLQRHPTRDPLYSGHHMMQHPAAVATAGPQQPRPSSTQNVYQGYETTQSPIAYGSPGQQSASSSVLSRIQKPANTSPTPVQQAWAIGRQQPVTEGYQYNQLSPSRSPNGPTYTQLSSGARTPATQYHAVTTVPNNPGMWGWQSQQHQAPQQDGGQSNPQVAGQAQQPHPSQGGPGTQPQELSDMLQMLQDQGGASGFEELNMFNTNFE
- the LOC100647973 gene encoding aryl hydrocarbon receptor nuclear translocator homolog isoform X6, which codes for MFTVSTIAHSIPVVLGSDPNKMTQKRCAGMSHVGSDEDDPSGCKYRRLENENVQDKERFARENHCEIERRRRNKMTAYITELSDMVPTCSALARKPDKLTILRMAVAHMRNLRGTGNTSSDGAYKPSFLTDQELKHLILEAADGFLFVVNCTSGMIIYVSDSVAPVLNYTQNDWYGTSLYSQVHPDDTEKVKEQLSGAEPENGGRVLDLKTGTVKKEGQSSMRLCMGSRRGFICRMKVGNMQTTGDMAAAHGLHHVKQRNSLGPPARDGQNYAVVHCTGYIKSWPPNGDFVPPCVPGMGLADREAVQVGHDGVVADENVSTHCCLVAIGRLQVTSTPNSSDLAGSNSNNEFISRHSAEGKFTFVDQRVGGILGYTPSELLGHPCYEFFHPEDLTHMRESFEQVLKLKGQVVSVMYRFRAKNRDWVWLRTSAFAFLNPYNDDVEYIVCTNTHAKSFHPGSDGQTENEAVPAYGQPGLDYSLQRHPTRDPLYSGHHMMQHPAAVATAGPQQPRPSSTQNVYQGYETTQSPIAYGSPGQQSASSSVLSRIQKPANTSPTPVQQAWAIGRQQPVTEGYQYNQLSPSRSPNGPTYTQLSSGARTPATQYHAVTTVPNNPGMWGWQSQQHQAPQQDGGQSNPQVAGQAQQPHPSQGGPGTQPQELSDMLQMLQDQGGASGFEELNMFNTNFE
- the LOC100647973 gene encoding aryl hydrocarbon receptor nuclear translocator homolog isoform X4, which translates into the protein MYGGGTGGGGYGVGLGPGAGPSHYIPSATSVGYQLPPPPPPPACPSAGGQLLSYGPNLSPHHMQQTHGDAQQSKRRRSDEDDPSGCKYRRLENENVQDKERFASRENHCEIERRRRNKMTAYITELSDMVPTCSALARKPDKLTILRMAVAHMRNLRGTGNTSSDGAYKPSFLTDQELKHLILEAADGFLFVVNCTSGMIIYVSDSVAPVLNYTQNDWYGTSLYSQVHPDDTEKVKEQLSGAEPENGGRVLDLKTGTVKKEGQSSMRLCMGSRRGFICRMKVGNMQTTGDMAAAHGLHHVKQRNSLGPPARDGQNYAVVHCTGYIKSWPPNGMGLADREAVQVGHDGVVADENVSTHCCLVAIGRLQVTSTPNSSDLAGSNSNNEFISRHSAEGKFTFVDQRVGGILGYTPSELLGHPCYEFFHPEDLTHMRESFEQVLKLKGQVVSVMYRFRAKNRDWVWLRTSAFAFLNPYNDDVEYIVCTNTHAKSFHPGSDGQTENEAVPAYGQPGLDYSLQRHPTRDPLYSGHHMMQHPAAVATAGPQQPRPSSTQNVYQGYETTQSPIAYGSPGQQSASSSVLSRIQKPANTSPTPVQQAWAIGRQQPVTEGYQYNQLSPSRSPNGPTYTQLSSGARTPATQYHAVTTVPNNPGMWGWQSQQHQAPQQDGGQSNPQVAGQAQQPHPSQGGPGTQPQELSDMLQMLQDQGGASGFEELNMFNTNFE
- the LOC100647973 gene encoding aryl hydrocarbon receptor nuclear translocator homolog isoform X8 → MTQKRCAGMSHVGSDEDDPSGCKYRRLENENVQDKERFASRENHCEIERRRRNKMTAYITELSDMVPTCSALARKPDKLTILRMAVAHMRNLRGTGNTSSDGAYKPSFLTDQELKHLILEAADGFLFVVNCTSGMIIYVSDSVAPVLNYTQNDWYGTSLYSQVHPDDTEKVKEQLSGAEPENGGRVLDLKTGTVKKEGQSSMRLCMGSRRGFICRMKVGNMQTTGDMAAAHGLHHVKQRNSLGPPARDGQNYAVVHCTGYIKSWPPNGDFVPPCVPGMGLADREAVQVGHDGVVADENVSTHCCLVAIGRLQVTSTPNSSDLAGSNSNNEFISRHSAEGKFTFVDQRVGGILGYTPSELLGHPCYEFFHPEDLTHMRESFEQVLKLKGQVVSVMYRFRAKNRDWVWLRTSAFAFLNPYNDDVEYIVCTNTHAKSFHPGSDGQTENEAVPAYGQPGLDYSLQRHPTRDPLYSGHHMMQHPAAVATAGPQQPRPSSTQNVYQGYETTQSPIAYGSPGQQSASSSVLSRIQKPANTSPTPVQQAWAIGRQQPVTEGYQYNQLSPSRSPNGPTYTQLSSGARTPATQYHAVTTVPNNPGMWGWQSQQHQAPQQDGGQSNPQVAGQAQQPHPSQGGPGTQPQELSDMLQMLQDQGGASGFEELNMFNTNFE
- the LOC100647973 gene encoding aryl hydrocarbon receptor nuclear translocator homolog isoform X3, whose product is MYGGGTGGGGYGVGLGPGAGPSHYIPSATSVGYQLPPPPPPPACPSAGGQLLSYGPNLSPHHMQQTHGDAQQSKRRRSDEDDPSGCKYRRLENENVQDKERFASRENHCEIERRRRNKMTAYITELSDMVPTCSALARKPDKLTILRMAVAHMRNLRGNTSSDGAYKPSFLTDQELKHLILEAADGFLFVVNCTSGMIIYVSDSVAPVLNYTQNDWYGTSLYSQVHPDDTEKVKEQLSGAEPENGGRVLDLKTGTVKKEGQSSMRLCMGSRRGFICRMKVGNMQTTGDMAAAHGLHHVKQRNSLGPPARDGQNYAVVHCTGYIKSWPPNGDFVPPCVPGMGLADREAVQVGHDGVVADENVSTHCCLVAIGRLQVTSTPNSSDLAGSNSNNEFISRHSAEGKFTFVDQRVGGILGYTPSELLGHPCYEFFHPEDLTHMRESFEQVLKLKGQVVSVMYRFRAKNRDWVWLRTSAFAFLNPYNDDVEYIVCTNTHAKSFHPGSDGQTENEAVPAYGQPGLDYSLQRHPTRDPLYSGHHMMQHPAAVATAGPQQPRPSSTQNVYQGYETTQSPIAYGSPGQQSASSSVLSRIQKPANTSPTPVQQAWAIGRQQPVTEGYQYNQLSPSRSPNGPTYTQLSSGARTPATQYHAVTTVPNNPGMWGWQSQQHQAPQQDGGQSNPQVAGQAQQPHPSQGGPGTQPQELSDMLQMLQDQGGASGFEELNMFNTNFE